In Marivivens aquimaris, one genomic interval encodes:
- a CDS encoding DUF2849 domain-containing protein, translating to MSRRFTPKVVTANHLLEGDAIWLTADDRWTRDMCEAELIEDEAHADIRLLFAASQQDVVVGPYLADAVAGENGPEPTHFREDFRTKGPSNYAHGKQVELS from the coding sequence ATGAGCCGCCGGTTCACACCGAAAGTTGTCACCGCAAATCACCTGCTCGAAGGTGACGCCATCTGGCTGACCGCCGACGACCGCTGGACCCGCGATATGTGCGAGGCCGAGCTGATCGAGGACGAGGCCCACGCAGATATCCGTCTGCTGTTCGCCGCCTCGCAGCAGGACGTCGTTGTCGGCCCGTATTTGGCCGATGCCGTCGCCGGAGAAAACGGCCCCGAGCCGACCCATTTCCGTGAAGATTTCCGGACCAAAGGTCCGTCGAACTACGCCCACGGCAAGCAAGTGGAGCTGAGCTAA
- a CDS encoding nitrite/sulfite reductase: MYKYNDFDEAFVRTRVAQFGDQVQRRIDGVLTEDEFRPLRLMNGLYLQLHAYMLRVAIPYGTLNGAQMRQLAHIAETYDKGYGHFTTRQNIQYNWPVLKDVPQILSDLADVEMHALQTSGNTIRNVTADHFAGAAADEIEDPRPTAELLRQWSTDHPEFQFLPRKFKIAVSGAEHDRAVTKAHDIGIRIVKNAAGEVGYQVIVGGGLGRTPMVGKVIKDFLPREDLLPYTEAVVSVWNLLGRRDNKYKARIKITVHENGLEEISRLVEERFAAIRPTFSGVDQELLAQIWEHFTPPAYDNAPFDVFEARLATDPVFRSWADTNLTAHKNDSYAIVTVSLKKHGATPGDASAEQMRVLADLAEKYAHDELRISHEQNVILPHVHRAHLPAIYDALKAADLATANIGLISDIIACPGMDYCALATARSIPIAQEIAERFDELKLEHEVGPLKIKISGCINACGHHHVGHIGILGLDRAGVENYQITLGGDGTDTTVIGTKTGPGFSYEEITPAIERIVMAYLDLRLSAEETFLEAYNRVGMAPFKAALYEEATAHAAQ; encoded by the coding sequence ATGTATAAGTACAACGACTTTGACGAAGCATTTGTCCGCACCCGCGTCGCCCAGTTCGGCGATCAGGTTCAGCGCCGCATCGACGGTGTTCTGACCGAGGACGAATTCCGCCCGCTGCGCCTGATGAACGGCCTGTACCTTCAGCTGCACGCCTACATGCTGCGCGTTGCGATCCCGTATGGCACGCTGAACGGCGCGCAGATGCGTCAGCTGGCCCACATTGCAGAGACCTACGACAAGGGCTACGGCCACTTCACCACCCGACAGAACATCCAGTATAACTGGCCGGTTCTGAAGGACGTGCCGCAGATCCTGTCGGACCTCGCGGACGTGGAAATGCACGCGCTGCAAACCTCGGGCAACACCATTCGTAACGTGACCGCCGACCACTTTGCCGGTGCTGCTGCGGACGAAATCGAAGACCCGCGCCCGACCGCAGAACTGCTGCGTCAGTGGTCCACCGACCACCCCGAATTCCAGTTCCTGCCGCGTAAGTTCAAGATCGCCGTTTCGGGCGCCGAACATGACCGCGCCGTGACCAAGGCCCACGACATCGGCATCCGCATCGTCAAGAACGCTGCGGGCGAGGTCGGCTATCAGGTGATCGTCGGCGGCGGCCTTGGCCGTACCCCGATGGTTGGCAAAGTCATCAAGGACTTCCTGCCGCGCGAAGACCTTCTGCCCTACACCGAAGCCGTTGTTTCGGTCTGGAACCTGCTGGGCCGCCGCGACAACAAGTACAAGGCGCGTATCAAGATCACCGTCCACGAAAACGGTCTTGAAGAAATCTCGCGTCTGGTCGAGGAACGCTTCGCCGCGATCCGTCCGACCTTCTCGGGCGTCGATCAGGAGCTGCTGGCGCAGATCTGGGAACACTTCACCCCGCCGGCCTACGACAACGCGCCGTTCGACGTGTTCGAAGCCCGTCTGGCGACTGATCCCGTGTTCCGTTCGTGGGCTGACACCAACCTGACCGCGCACAAGAACGACAGCTACGCGATCGTCACCGTTTCGCTGAAAAAGCACGGCGCAACGCCGGGTGATGCGAGCGCCGAGCAGATGCGCGTGCTGGCTGATCTGGCCGAGAAATACGCTCACGATGAGCTGCGTATCAGCCACGAACAGAACGTGATCCTGCCGCACGTCCACCGCGCTCACCTGCCCGCGATCTACGACGCGCTGAAGGCTGCTGATCTGGCGACCGCGAACATCGGTCTGATTTCGGACATCATCGCGTGCCCGGGCATGGACTATTGCGCGCTGGCAACCGCCCGCTCGATCCCGATCGCTCAGGAAATCGCCGAACGCTTCGACGAACTGAAGCTGGAGCACGAAGTCGGCCCGCTTAAGATCAAGATCTCGGGCTGCATCAACGCATGTGGTCACCACCACGTCGGCCACATCGGCATTCTGGGCCTCGACCGCGCTGGCGTCGAAAACTACCAGATCACCCTTGGCGGCGACGGCACCGACACCACCGTGATCGGCACCAAGACGGGTCCGGGCTTCTCTTACGAGGAAATCACCCCCGCCATCGAGCGTATCGTGATGGCTTACCTCGACCTGCGCCTGTCGGCCGAGGAAACCTTCCTCGAAGCGTATAACCGCGTCGGGATGGCTCCGTTCAAAGCCGCACTCTACGAGGAGGCCACAGCTCATGCCGCTCAGTGA
- a CDS encoding phosphoadenylyl-sulfate reductase yields MPLSDPVQTRVEALNARYKHHGATAVLEHALKDAEVGKTALVSSFGAESVVLLHLVSVIDRTTPVVFIDTEMLFAETLAYQQELTERLHLSNVQIIRASEEAKKLEDPDGTLHQFNTDACCALRKTIPLQNALSNYDAWITGRKRYQSGTRAALDFFENEDDIRIKINPLAHWNSSDLQDYMAENRLPRHPLVAKGYPSIGCAPCTTPVAEGEDPRAGRWRNSQKEECGIHIVDGKVVRNGQAA; encoded by the coding sequence ATGCCGCTCAGTGATCCGGTTCAAACACGGGTCGAGGCGCTGAACGCCCGCTACAAGCACCACGGCGCGACCGCGGTCTTGGAGCACGCGCTGAAGGACGCGGAGGTGGGTAAAACCGCTCTCGTGTCGTCCTTCGGGGCAGAGTCCGTCGTGCTGCTGCACCTCGTGTCTGTGATCGACCGCACCACGCCGGTCGTCTTCATCGACACCGAGATGCTGTTTGCCGAAACGCTGGCCTACCAGCAGGAACTGACCGAGCGCCTCCACCTGAGCAACGTGCAGATCATCCGCGCGTCGGAAGAAGCGAAGAAACTCGAAGACCCCGACGGCACACTGCATCAGTTCAACACCGATGCCTGCTGCGCCCTGCGCAAGACGATCCCGCTCCAGAACGCGCTGTCGAACTATGACGCGTGGATCACCGGACGGAAGCGTTACCAGTCGGGCACCCGCGCTGCGCTTGACTTCTTCGAGAACGAAGACGACATCCGCATCAAGATCAACCCGCTGGCTCACTGGAATAGCAGTGACCTTCAGGACTACATGGCCGAAAACCGGCTGCCCCGTCACCCGCTGGTGGCCAAGGGCTACCCGTCGATCGGCTGCGCACCGTGCACCACGCCCGTTGCCGAAGGCGAAGACCCCCGCGCTGGCCGCTGGCGGAATTCGCAAAAGGAAGAATGCGGCATTCACATCGTGGACGGCAAAGTTGTCCGCAACGGACAAGCGGCGTAA
- a CDS encoding DUF934 domain-containing protein, translated as MTVLVQDTGFVADDFTAAFVPLADAQSGDAILIPSDTNPADLPKALDANGVAIAFPSFSDGRGFTLAAQLRRLGYQGRLRAQGHVICEQYAMARRSGFDEVEISDDLAARQPEANWLTRANWEQNDYQARVRG; from the coding sequence ATGACCGTACTCGTACAAGATACCGGCTTTGTTGCCGATGATTTCACCGCTGCCTTCGTCCCGCTGGCCGATGCGCAATCGGGTGACGCGATCCTGATCCCGTCGGACACCAATCCGGCGGACCTGCCCAAGGCACTGGACGCAAACGGCGTGGCTATTGCCTTCCCGTCGTTCTCCGATGGCCGCGGCTTCACCCTCGCGGCGCAACTGCGCCGTCTGGGCTATCAGGGCCGTTTGCGCGCTCAGGGACACGTCATCTGCGAACAATACGCAATGGCGCGCCGTTCCGGTTTCGACGAAGTTGAGATCAGCGACGACCTTGCAGCCCGCCAGCCCGAAGCCAACTGGCTCACCCGCGCGAACTGGGAACAGAACGACTACCAGGCCCGCGTCCGCGGCTGA
- a CDS encoding ferredoxin--NADP reductase, which produces MTHMTEQTLVKEAPAKPHLPDAQTVTEVKHYTDRLFSFRCTRPETMRFRSGEFVMIGLMGDPDEKTGKVKPLLRAYSIASPSWDEELEFYSIKVQDGPLTSKLQHIQPGDEIIMRPKPVGTLVHDALIPGKRIWFFATGTGFAPFASLLREPQTYEDYDEIVITHTCREVGELTYGRDLIESLKTDELLNDVIGEGFWKKIKYYPTTTREESPKMGRITDLMRSGEAFTDLGVPQINPETDRAMVCGNLAFNLEIKEMLEGYGLEEGANSKPAQYVVEKAFLD; this is translated from the coding sequence ATGACACACATGACCGAACAGACACTCGTGAAAGAAGCACCCGCTAAACCGCACCTGCCCGACGCGCAGACCGTGACAGAGGTCAAACACTACACCGACCGCCTGTTCTCGTTCCGTTGCACGCGCCCCGAAACCATGCGTTTCCGCTCGGGCGAATTCGTCATGATCGGCCTGATGGGCGATCCCGATGAAAAGACCGGCAAGGTCAAACCGCTCCTGCGCGCCTACTCCATCGCGTCCCCGTCGTGGGACGAAGAGCTGGAGTTCTACTCGATCAAGGTACAAGACGGCCCGCTGACCTCGAAGCTCCAGCACATCCAGCCGGGCGACGAGATCATCATGCGCCCCAAGCCCGTTGGCACTCTCGTCCATGACGCGCTGATCCCCGGCAAGCGTATCTGGTTCTTCGCCACCGGTACCGGCTTTGCGCCCTTCGCCTCGCTGCTACGCGAGCCGCAGACCTACGAGGACTACGACGAGATCGTCATCACTCACACCTGCCGTGAAGTGGGCGAGCTGACCTATGGCCGCGACCTGATCGAAAGCCTGAAAACCGACGAGCTTCTGAACGACGTGATCGGCGAAGGCTTCTGGAAGAAGATCAAGTACTACCCGACCACCACCCGCGAAGAGAGCCCGAAGATGGGCCGCATCACCGACCTGATGCGTTCGGGCGAAGCATTCACCGACCTCGGTGTGCCGCAAATCAACCCCGAAACCGACCGCGCCATGGTCTGCGGCAACCTCGCTTTCAACCTTGAAATCAAGGAAATGCTCGAAGGCTACGGCCTCGAGGAAGGCGCGAACTCCAAGCCCGCGCAATACGTCGTCGAAAAAGCGTTCCTCGACTAA